The Thalassophryne amazonica chromosome 6, fThaAma1.1, whole genome shotgun sequence genome includes a region encoding these proteins:
- the LOC117512668 gene encoding lens fiber major intrinsic protein-like, giving the protein MWEFRSMNFWRAVFAEFFGTMFFVFFGMGAALRWTTGPYHVLHVALCFGLAAATLIQSIGHISGGHINPAVTFAYLVGSQMSLFRAIFYIADTVPGCSSWAAVLYWCYTSHMRGNMAMNMLQPGISLGMATTVEVFLTMQLVVCIFAVTDERRNGRLGSAALSIGFSVTIGHLMGVYYTGAGMNPARSFAPAVLFRNFINHWVYWVGPMIGGAMGALLYDFMLFPRMRGLSERLATLKGSRPPEAEIQHDTRGEPVELKTQAL; this is encoded by the exons ATGTGGGAGTTCCGGTCCATGAATTTCTGGCGGGCAGTCTTTGCAGAGTTCTTCGGGACCATGTTCTTCGTGTTTTTTGGCATGGGTGCTGCACTGCGGTGGACCACCGGGCCTTATCACGTCCTACATGTGGCTTTGTGCTTTGGCTTGGCAGCTGCTACCCTCATCCAGTCCATTGGTCACATCAGTGGGGGGCACATTAACCCCGCTGTTACCTTCGCCTACCTTGTTGGCTCACAGATGTCTCTGTTCCGTGCCATCTTCTACATAGCTGACACAGTGCCTGGGTGCTCTAGTTGGGCAGCTGTGCTGTATTGGTGTTACACCAGCCACATGAGAGGCAACATGGCGATGAACATG CTGCAGCCAGGCATCAGTTTGGGAATGGCCACCACTGTGGAGGTATTCCTCACCATGCAACTTGTGGTTTGCATCTTCGCCGTCACCGATGAGAGGAGAAACGGGCGACTGGGCTCTGCGGCCCTCTCTATTGGCTTTTCTGTCACCATTGGACATCTCATGGGG GTGTACTACACAGGTGCTGGGATGAACCCTGCCAGGTCTTTCGCCCCTGCGGTGCTCTTCAGGAACTTCATTAACCACTGG GTCTACTGGGTCGGACCTATGATCGGAGGTGCTATGGGCGCCCTCCTGTATGATTTCATGCTGTTCCCACGCATGCGGGGTCTCTCTGAGCGCCTGGCCACGCTGAAGGGTAGTCGACCACCTGAGGCCGAAATTCAGCATGACACTCGTGGAGAGCCCGTTGAGCTCAAGACACAAGCCCTATAA